From a single Clostridium isatidis genomic region:
- a CDS encoding O-methyltransferase, producing the protein MSGITYDYMQEYLRSLIPESSGKYLELEKFAEENMVPIVQKETAKFLEFIVSMKKPLRILELGTAIGYSAILMYEASKTNPKITTIERDKNMIELAEKNFEKYGLTEQVEIKEGECLEVLESLNEAYDLIFMDAGKGHYNHFLPHCLRLLAEDGIIVADNVLFRGMVATDELVKKRKITIVKRMREYLDIVSKDKNLITSVIPMGDGIAVTKRR; encoded by the coding sequence ATGAGTGGAATAACTTATGATTATATGCAAGAATATCTAAGAAGTCTTATACCTGAGAGTAGCGGTAAATATTTAGAATTAGAGAAATTTGCAGAAGAGAATATGGTTCCAATAGTTCAAAAGGAAACTGCAAAATTTTTAGAATTCATAGTAAGTATGAAAAAACCCCTTAGAATTTTAGAACTTGGAACAGCAATTGGATATTCGGCAATTTTAATGTATGAAGCTTCAAAAACTAATCCTAAAATTACTACTATAGAACGTGATAAGAATATGATAGAACTTGCAGAAAAGAATTTTGAAAAATACGGACTTACTGAACAAGTTGAAATAAAAGAGGGAGAGTGTTTAGAAGTTTTAGAAAGCTTAAATGAAGCTTATGATTTAATTTTTATGGATGCTGGTAAAGGTCACTATAATCACTTTCTGCCTCATTGTTTAAGGCTTTTGGCAGAGGATGGCATAATAGTTGCAGACAATGTTTTATTTAGAGGAATGGTTGCAACTGATGAATTAGTAAAGAAAAGAAAGATAACAATTGTAAAAAGAATGAGAGAATATTTAGATATAGTATCAAAAGATAAAAATTTAATTACTTCTGTAATACCAATGGGGGATGGAATTGCAGTGACAAAAAGGAGGTAA